One Curtobacterium herbarum genomic window carries:
- a CDS encoding SDR family oxidoreductase has translation MTRVAVVTGGSAGLGRATVRELAARGWDVAVLARGADGVHAAVAEVEAAGRRGLALVADVSDRQAVEDAADRVEAELGPIDLWVNGVMVGVFGRFLDTAPEDFERATQVDYLGVVNGTRAALSRMVSRDSGHVIQVGSALGSRGIPLQGAYCGSKHAIVGFTESVVSELIEQGSKVRISRVDMPALNTIQFGWVKSTLPHHAQPVAPIYQPEVGARAIAATAEHPRRRTWVGESTVYTILGNRISGRFADWYAAKTLVGGQQIPEKDGEEIGVNLYEPVPGDHGAHGAFDEQSHEWSPQTWWVEHRRLGNGIIGAVLGVAGLAVATAAGRRR, from the coding sequence ATGACTCGTGTGGCTGTGGTGACCGGTGGTTCGGCTGGACTCGGACGGGCGACGGTCCGGGAACTGGCGGCCCGCGGCTGGGACGTGGCCGTCCTGGCGCGCGGTGCGGACGGCGTGCACGCGGCCGTCGCCGAGGTCGAGGCTGCCGGCCGCCGTGGCCTGGCCCTCGTCGCGGACGTCTCCGACCGCCAGGCCGTGGAGGACGCCGCCGACCGGGTCGAGGCCGAGCTCGGCCCGATCGACCTGTGGGTGAACGGCGTCATGGTCGGGGTGTTCGGCAGGTTCCTCGACACCGCGCCGGAGGACTTCGAGCGCGCGACGCAGGTCGACTACCTCGGGGTCGTGAACGGCACGCGTGCAGCACTGTCGCGCATGGTGTCGCGGGACTCCGGGCACGTGATCCAGGTCGGTTCGGCGCTGGGCTCGCGGGGCATCCCGCTGCAGGGCGCCTACTGCGGGTCGAAGCACGCCATCGTCGGGTTCACCGAGTCGGTCGTCTCGGAGCTCATCGAGCAGGGCAGCAAGGTCCGGATCAGTCGGGTCGACATGCCTGCGCTCAACACGATCCAGTTCGGCTGGGTGAAGTCGACGCTCCCCCACCACGCGCAGCCCGTCGCGCCGATCTACCAGCCCGAGGTCGGCGCCCGCGCGATCGCGGCCACCGCGGAGCACCCCCGCCGTCGGACCTGGGTCGGTGAGTCCACGGTGTACACGATCCTCGGCAACCGGATCAGCGGCCGGTTCGCGGACTGGTACGCCGCGAAGACCCTGGTCGGCGGGCAGCAGATCCCGGAGAAGGACGGCGAGGAGATCGGCGTCAACCTGTACGAGCCGGTCCCCGGGGACCACGGCGCGCACGGTGCGTTCGACGAGCAGTCCCACGAGTGGTCGCCGCAGACCTGGTGGGTGGAGCACCGTCGACTCGGCAACGGGATCATCGGCGCGGTCCTCGGGGTCGCCGGACTCGCGGTCGCCACGGCTGCCGGACGCCGTCGATGA
- a CDS encoding MarR family winged helix-turn-helix transcriptional regulator codes for MVEHGADGHDWATWDAFHDVWRGLDRALDVAVQRDAGISIPEFEILIGLHRDPEHRLRVRDMAAGIGWEKSRVSHQVTRMVSRGLVARADCPTDGRGSWIVMTPDGRRAVLAGIRAHTAALEQLFWRPVAGDADTLRAVSHRVLDALGPVDTGTDVVHGDA; via the coding sequence ATGGTGGAGCACGGCGCTGACGGCCACGACTGGGCCACGTGGGACGCGTTCCACGACGTCTGGCGCGGGCTGGACCGGGCGCTCGACGTCGCGGTGCAGCGGGACGCCGGGATCTCCATCCCCGAGTTCGAGATCCTCATCGGCCTGCACCGCGACCCCGAGCACCGGCTGCGCGTCCGCGACATGGCCGCGGGCATCGGCTGGGAGAAGTCGCGCGTCAGCCACCAGGTCACCCGCATGGTCTCCCGGGGGCTGGTCGCGCGTGCCGACTGCCCCACCGACGGCCGCGGCAGCTGGATCGTGATGACCCCGGACGGTCGCCGCGCGGTGCTCGCCGGCATCCGGGCACACACCGCCGCGCTGGAACAGCTGTTCTGGAGGCCCGTGGCCGGTGACGCGGACACGCTGCGGGCCGTCTCGCACCGGGTCCTCGACGCACTCGGCCCGGTCGACACCGGCACGGACGTCGTCCACGGGGACGCATGA
- the rocD gene encoding ornithine--oxo-acid transaminase, whose translation MAGALGVNTAAALAVEDRALAHNYSPLPVVIASGHGATVTDVDGRTYLDGLAAYSAVNFGHGNPRLLTAARDQLDRVTLTSRAFVNDRLGPFATGLTELTGTEMMLPMNTGAEAVESAIKVARAWGYRVKGVPAGQATVIVASGNFHGRTTTIISFSDDPDARNDFGPYTPGFRTVPYGDAAALREAMDDTVVAVLLEPIQGEGGVVIPPADYLPAVREVCDEFGALFIADEIQSGLGRTGHTLAVSRVGVRPDLITLGKALGGGIVPVSAVVGRADVLGVLRPGEHGSTFGGNPLAAAVGSEVVAMLAEGTFQQRALEGEPVLRGFLDELIGHGVVAHRVAGLWAGIDIDPALGTGKQVAKELAARGLLVKDTHGSTIRFAPPLVVTDEEIATAMQALGAVLRDLA comes from the coding sequence ATGGCCGGCGCGCTCGGCGTGAACACGGCCGCGGCGCTCGCCGTGGAGGACCGTGCCCTCGCCCACAACTACAGCCCGCTCCCGGTGGTCATCGCCTCCGGCCACGGTGCGACCGTCACCGACGTCGACGGCCGCACCTACCTGGACGGACTCGCCGCCTACTCGGCGGTCAACTTCGGACACGGCAACCCGCGCCTCCTGACCGCGGCCCGCGACCAGCTCGACCGCGTGACCCTGACGAGCCGGGCGTTCGTCAACGACCGCCTCGGCCCGTTCGCGACCGGACTGACCGAGCTCACCGGCACCGAGATGATGCTGCCGATGAACACCGGCGCCGAGGCCGTGGAGTCCGCGATCAAGGTCGCCCGCGCCTGGGGCTACCGCGTCAAGGGCGTCCCCGCCGGACAGGCGACGGTCATCGTGGCGAGCGGGAACTTCCACGGCCGCACGACGACGATCATCTCGTTCTCGGACGACCCCGACGCGCGCAACGACTTCGGGCCGTACACGCCCGGGTTCCGCACCGTGCCGTACGGCGACGCGGCGGCACTCCGGGAGGCGATGGACGACACCGTCGTGGCCGTCCTGCTCGAGCCGATCCAGGGCGAGGGCGGCGTCGTCATCCCGCCGGCCGACTACCTGCCGGCGGTCCGCGAGGTCTGCGACGAGTTCGGCGCACTGTTCATCGCCGACGAGATCCAGTCCGGCCTCGGGCGCACCGGCCACACCCTGGCGGTGTCGCGCGTCGGCGTCCGGCCCGACCTCATCACGCTCGGCAAGGCTCTCGGCGGCGGCATCGTGCCGGTGTCCGCCGTGGTCGGTCGCGCCGACGTGCTCGGGGTCCTGCGTCCCGGTGAGCACGGCTCGACCTTCGGCGGCAACCCGCTCGCCGCGGCCGTCGGGTCCGAGGTCGTCGCGATGCTCGCCGAGGGCACGTTCCAGCAGCGGGCACTCGAGGGCGAACCGGTCCTCCGCGGGTTCCTCGACGAACTCATCGGCCACGGCGTCGTCGCGCACCGGGTCGCCGGACTCTGGGCCGGGATCGACATCGACCCCGCGCTCGGCACCGGCAAGCAGGTCGCGAAGGAGCTCGCCGCGCGCGGGCTGCTCGTCAAGGACACGCACGGGTCGACGATCCGCTTCGCGCCGCCGCTCGTCGTCACCGACGAGGAGATCGCCACCGCGATGCAGGCCCTCGGCGCGGTCCTCCGCGACCTGGCGTAG
- a CDS encoding proline dehydrogenase family protein: MPPARLQDCTDDASALVGRWLESSRGVKPDARAARLAEVLRDERGLDFARGFVDKVIRPDDPKVAARNLEKASRDVPDFLAWYLRGAVTVGGGFATMAPWAVIPSARRVLRRLAGHLVVDAPPARLGAALGKVARPGTRIDVLPLGPTVFGPAESDRRLAWITDLVGRDDVPAVSFAVADVVPPTAPWALEDATAQAVDRLAPVFHAADAGGSTVTLLVDGPDDLDLTVAVLRTLLDQDAFAHTTAGITLPASLPDSLGVLAALTEWATARRFRGGAPIRVRLVDGAHLAEERADALVHGRPSALFASRTQIDAALLRLLDAALTPEHTDAVRIALAGLDPVLLAAARVLAEGRGVTDALEVEMLLGTTGTVLDAVRADVGTVTLLTPVVHPDEFDAAIPYLARRLREGAAATPAAADDDARADAVQRAHTRLAAAVAALDGPAPTTLRPQDRRVPLGAPAIRPVHPPAVDTDAGVDANRQWAADLLRRVPRSQLGTATIRGARVTDRPRLERTIARTAQAGVNWGRQDPQDRAELLDLVAHELETRRADLVEVVVAETAMTLTEADRQVSGAVDAAHHAADRARHLVDVTAATFVPPRLTVVVAPWNSPLTTPADGVLSALAAGSGVVLKPSPLAKRSGAVLADVFWNAGVPHSMLQLVDLDVSELGRDLVAHPAVDRVLLTGSPDTARSFRWWRAGLPLLADTGAVSAAVVTAAADVDQAVRDVVASAFTQSGQAAAAISLVVLVGSVGEDGVDSRFLRQLADATRALRAAWPTDPAAQVGPLVVEPTGAARAALTELAPGESWLVEPRMLDESGRLWSPGVRVGVRPGSAATHPEAGVPVLGVVHVETLEQAIAIQNGGDHGLVEALHTLDVDEVALWTDRVDAGTLVVNRATTDTTVVRQPAGGWGSSSVGPGAKRGGPDSVAMLGHWEPVPRTVHKSIQLHGLPPRITALIEASRSGLSFEEFDQVRAGAISDAQAREERFGRSRDTADLGVERNVLRYRPQSVVVRQSEGVSTGDLIRTLATATAARAHVLLSTARALPGPLTQLLASGRSPLDVVDHLVETDDEFLARAASGALLREQWSGGTAEPQDAIDMVLSQGFEPRPHSAFGGPGSRIRLLGGDPLALEEALGAGIDTAIHDAPVVEAGVVEMAHYLREQTVVVTAHRHGDLDPEFARLRL, translated from the coding sequence ATGCCGCCCGCCCGCCTCCAGGACTGCACCGACGACGCATCCGCCCTCGTCGGGCGTTGGCTGGAGTCCTCTCGCGGGGTCAAGCCCGACGCCCGGGCCGCCCGGCTCGCCGAGGTCCTGCGCGACGAGCGCGGTCTCGACTTCGCACGCGGGTTCGTCGACAAGGTGATCCGGCCGGACGACCCGAAGGTCGCGGCCCGCAACCTCGAGAAGGCCAGCCGCGACGTGCCGGACTTCCTCGCCTGGTACCTGCGCGGTGCCGTGACCGTCGGCGGCGGCTTCGCCACGATGGCACCGTGGGCGGTCATCCCGTCCGCGCGCCGGGTCCTCCGCCGCCTCGCCGGACACCTGGTCGTCGACGCCCCGCCGGCCCGACTCGGTGCAGCGCTCGGCAAGGTCGCCCGCCCGGGTACCCGGATCGACGTGCTGCCCCTCGGCCCGACCGTGTTCGGACCGGCCGAGAGCGACCGCCGACTGGCGTGGATCACCGACCTGGTCGGCCGCGATGACGTGCCGGCCGTGTCCTTCGCGGTGGCGGACGTCGTTCCGCCCACCGCACCCTGGGCGCTCGAGGACGCCACCGCGCAGGCGGTCGACCGGCTCGCCCCGGTGTTCCACGCCGCCGACGCCGGCGGCAGCACGGTCACGCTGCTCGTCGACGGCCCGGACGACCTGGACCTGACCGTCGCCGTCCTCCGCACCCTGCTCGACCAGGACGCGTTCGCCCACACGACCGCGGGCATCACGCTGCCGGCGTCGCTGCCGGACAGCCTCGGCGTCCTGGCGGCCCTCACCGAGTGGGCCACCGCGCGACGGTTCCGCGGCGGCGCACCCATCCGGGTCCGGCTCGTCGACGGCGCCCACCTGGCCGAGGAGCGCGCCGACGCCCTCGTGCACGGTCGCCCGTCGGCCCTCTTCGCCAGCCGCACGCAGATCGACGCGGCACTCCTCCGTCTGCTCGACGCCGCACTCACGCCGGAGCACACCGACGCGGTCCGGATCGCGCTCGCCGGGCTGGACCCCGTCCTGCTCGCGGCGGCCCGCGTGCTCGCCGAGGGCCGCGGGGTGACCGACGCGCTCGAGGTCGAGATGCTCCTGGGCACGACCGGCACCGTGCTCGACGCCGTGCGCGCCGACGTCGGCACGGTCACCCTGCTCACCCCGGTGGTGCACCCGGACGAGTTCGACGCGGCGATCCCGTACCTCGCCCGCCGGCTGCGCGAGGGTGCGGCGGCGACCCCGGCCGCGGCGGACGACGACGCCCGGGCCGACGCCGTCCAGCGTGCGCACACCCGACTGGCCGCCGCCGTCGCCGCGCTCGACGGGCCCGCCCCGACCACCCTCCGTCCCCAGGACCGCCGGGTGCCGCTCGGCGCCCCGGCGATCCGACCCGTGCACCCACCCGCCGTCGACACCGACGCCGGGGTCGACGCCAACCGGCAGTGGGCCGCCGACCTGCTCCGCCGCGTCCCCCGCTCACAGCTCGGCACCGCCACCATCCGCGGCGCCCGGGTCACCGACCGGCCCCGTCTCGAACGCACCATCGCCCGCACCGCGCAGGCCGGCGTCAACTGGGGACGGCAGGACCCGCAGGACCGCGCCGAACTGCTGGACCTCGTCGCGCACGAGCTCGAGACCCGCCGCGCCGACCTGGTCGAGGTCGTCGTGGCCGAGACCGCGATGACCCTGACCGAGGCGGACCGCCAGGTCAGCGGTGCCGTCGACGCCGCCCACCACGCCGCCGACCGGGCACGGCACCTGGTCGACGTCACGGCAGCCACCTTCGTGCCACCGCGCCTGACGGTCGTCGTCGCGCCGTGGAACTCCCCGCTGACGACCCCGGCCGACGGGGTGCTCTCGGCGCTCGCCGCCGGCAGCGGGGTCGTCCTCAAGCCCTCGCCGCTCGCCAAGCGCTCGGGCGCGGTGCTCGCCGACGTGTTCTGGAACGCCGGGGTCCCGCACTCGATGCTCCAGCTCGTCGACCTCGACGTCAGCGAGCTCGGCCGTGACCTGGTCGCCCACCCCGCCGTCGACCGGGTCCTGCTCACCGGGTCGCCCGACACCGCCCGCTCGTTCCGCTGGTGGCGTGCCGGGCTGCCGCTCCTCGCCGACACCGGTGCGGTCTCGGCGGCCGTCGTCACCGCCGCGGCCGACGTCGACCAGGCCGTCCGCGACGTCGTCGCCTCGGCGTTCACCCAGTCCGGGCAGGCCGCCGCCGCGATCTCGCTCGTGGTGCTCGTCGGCTCGGTCGGCGAGGACGGTGTCGACAGCCGGTTCCTCCGCCAGCTCGCCGACGCCACCCGTGCGCTCCGGGCCGCCTGGCCCACCGACCCCGCCGCGCAGGTCGGCCCGCTCGTCGTCGAGCCCACCGGTGCAGCACGTGCCGCCCTGACCGAGCTCGCCCCGGGGGAGTCCTGGCTCGTCGAACCCCGCATGCTCGACGAGTCCGGTCGGCTCTGGTCGCCGGGCGTCCGCGTCGGCGTCCGCCCCGGCAGCGCCGCCACCCACCCGGAGGCCGGCGTCCCGGTCCTCGGGGTCGTGCACGTCGAGACGCTCGAGCAGGCGATCGCGATCCAGAACGGCGGCGACCACGGCCTGGTCGAGGCACTGCACACGCTCGACGTCGACGAGGTCGCGCTCTGGACCGACCGGGTCGACGCCGGCACCCTCGTGGTGAACCGTGCGACGACCGACACCACCGTCGTCCGACAGCCCGCCGGCGGCTGGGGCAGTTCGTCGGTCGGACCCGGCGCCAAGCGCGGCGGCCCCGACTCGGTCGCGATGCTCGGCCACTGGGAGCCCGTGCCCCGCACCGTGCACAAGAGCATCCAGCTGCACGGTCTGCCGCCGCGGATCACCGCCCTGATCGAGGCCTCCCGCAGCGGACTGTCCTTCGAGGAGTTCGACCAGGTCCGGGCCGGAGCCATCAGCGACGCCCAGGCCCGCGAGGAGCGCTTCGGACGGTCCCGCGACACCGCGGACCTCGGCGTCGAACGGAACGTCCTGCGGTACCGACCGCAGTCCGTCGTGGTCCGCCAGTCCGAAGGAGTCAGCACGGGCGACCTCATCCGCACCCTCGCCACCGCGACCGCCGCCCGCGCCCACGTCCTGCTGAGCACCGCCCGCGCGCTGCCCGGCCCCCTGACGCAGCTGCTCGCGAGCGGCCGGTCCCCGCTCGACGTCGTCGACCACCTGGTCGAGACCGACGACGAGTTCCTCGCCCGAGCGGCGTCCGGTGCCCTCCTGCGAGAACAGTGGTCCGGTGGCACCGCCGAACCGCAGGACGCCATCGACATGGTGCTGTCGCAGGGCTTCGAGCCCCGACCGCACAGCGCCTTCGGCGGCCCGGGCTCCCGGATCCGGCTGCTCGGCGGCGATCCCCTCGCGCTCGAGGAGGCGCTCGGCGCGGGCATCGACACCGCCATCCACGACGCCCCCGTCGTCGAGGCCGGCGTCGTCGAGATGGCGCACTACCTCCGGGAGCAGACGGTGGTCGTCACCGCGCACCGACACGGGGACCTGGACCCCGAGTTCGCCCGCCTGCGGCTCTGA
- the ddaH gene encoding dimethylargininase has protein sequence MSNTAPQPTTALQRTATHRTVLMCKPTHYTVSYRINPWMHPEEPTDTAKAVAQWQSLVDVYERLGFAIHQIDPIEGLPDMVYAANGGFVLDGVAYGAKFQYPERQPEGPAYMDWFRQAGLSVAEPEETNEGEGDFLLIGDTIYAGTGFRSDSTSHEELARVYGREVVTLNLVNPSFYHLDTAIAALDPVPDAEGKSNIAYLESAFDEPSLAILRERFPDAIIATEEDAAILGLNSYSDGYNVVIAARATTFAEQLREKGYNPIGVDLSELLLGGGGVKCCTLDLHPIGTGTSVARS, from the coding sequence GTGTCGAACACCGCACCCCAGCCCACCACCGCCCTGCAGCGCACGGCCACCCACCGCACCGTCCTGATGTGCAAGCCGACCCACTACACGGTCAGCTACCGGATCAACCCCTGGATGCACCCGGAGGAGCCGACCGACACCGCGAAGGCCGTCGCGCAGTGGCAGAGCCTCGTCGACGTGTACGAGCGGCTCGGCTTCGCGATCCACCAGATCGACCCGATCGAGGGCCTGCCGGACATGGTCTACGCGGCCAACGGCGGCTTCGTCCTCGACGGTGTCGCGTACGGCGCCAAGTTCCAGTACCCGGAGCGTCAGCCCGAGGGCCCGGCGTACATGGACTGGTTCCGTCAGGCCGGCCTGAGCGTCGCCGAGCCCGAGGAGACGAACGAGGGCGAGGGCGACTTCCTGCTCATCGGCGACACCATCTACGCCGGCACCGGGTTCCGCTCGGACAGCACCTCGCACGAGGAGCTCGCCCGCGTCTACGGCCGCGAGGTCGTCACCCTGAACCTCGTCAACCCGAGCTTCTACCACCTGGACACCGCCATCGCGGCCCTCGACCCGGTGCCCGACGCCGAGGGCAAGTCGAACATCGCGTACCTCGAGAGCGCCTTCGACGAGCCGTCCCTGGCCATCCTCCGCGAGCGCTTCCCGGACGCGATCATCGCGACCGAGGAGGACGCCGCCATCCTCGGCCTGAACTCGTACTCCGACGGCTACAACGTCGTGATCGCCGCACGTGCCACCACGTTCGCCGAGCAGCTGCGCGAGAAGGGCTACAACCCGATCGGCGTCGACCTGTCCGAGCTGCTCCTCGGTGGTGGCGGCGTGAAGTGCTGCACGCTCGACCTGCACCCGATCGGCACCGGCACCTCCGTGGCGCGCTCCTGA
- a CDS encoding Lrp/AsnC family transcriptional regulator gives MDSLDHRILDQLRENARAGYGDIGSVVGLSASAVKRRVDRLVADGVIQGFTIKVDPAVDDRGTEAWVELYCRGTVSPDELRTLLDAVPEVVDAGTVTGSADAVVHMRSRDLPALEEALDRVRLAPQVDHTRSAIVLSKLVSRGSD, from the coding sequence ATGGATTCGCTCGACCACCGCATCCTCGACCAGCTGCGGGAGAACGCCCGCGCGGGCTACGGCGACATCGGCTCGGTCGTCGGGCTCTCCGCCTCGGCCGTGAAGCGCCGCGTCGACCGGCTCGTCGCCGACGGCGTGATCCAGGGCTTCACGATCAAGGTCGACCCGGCCGTCGACGACCGCGGCACCGAGGCGTGGGTCGAGCTGTACTGCCGCGGCACCGTCTCCCCCGACGAACTGCGCACCCTGCTCGACGCCGTGCCCGAGGTCGTCGACGCCGGCACGGTCACCGGCAGCGCCGACGCCGTCGTGCACATGCGGTCGCGCGACCTGCCCGCGCTCGAGGAGGCACTGGACCGCGTCCGCCTCGCCCCGCAGGTCGACCACACCCGCTCGGCGATCGTCCTGTCGAAGCTCGTCAGCCGCGGCTCCGACTGA
- a CDS encoding PP2C family protein-serine/threonine phosphatase produces the protein MDTDGSRSARAALVAALDVVGLAPSERFDRIVRIAREVFDVPLSYINLLDDTLLHTLTQNIAGEPTSGPVEWSFCQLTVQRPGPTVVRDTLDDPRTVHLPGVTSRGIRFYAGVPLTMPGELTIGSLCLMDVRPREFSPQDEAALIDLGRWTEQALAKGLQHDRLLEVVEALTPPPVHVPGWTLTGLSVPYGDLSGDVHDWTVADDAVTVTLADIMGKEQPAALLAAGLRAALRQHEDLTPVAAVAAVAPRMTEDLGRASAFATLFHSRLTPSTGRLDFVDAGHGLVVHLHADGTSEIRRSRDLPLGLHPQGVPFRPGSLVLEPGDALLVASDGALDLGDGTIDTLTDIGRTLRRAPSTSAFLETVRLRAAEHAEDDVTVLVLARDAA, from the coding sequence ATGGACACCGACGGCTCACGATCCGCACGTGCGGCACTCGTCGCCGCGCTCGACGTCGTCGGACTCGCACCGTCCGAACGCTTCGACCGGATCGTCCGCATCGCCCGCGAGGTCTTCGACGTCCCGCTGTCGTACATCAACCTGCTCGACGACACCCTGCTGCACACCCTGACGCAGAACATCGCCGGCGAGCCGACGTCCGGGCCGGTCGAGTGGTCGTTCTGCCAGCTCACCGTCCAGCGCCCCGGTCCGACGGTCGTGCGGGACACGCTCGACGACCCGCGCACCGTGCACCTGCCCGGGGTGACCAGCCGTGGCATCCGCTTCTACGCCGGCGTCCCCCTGACCATGCCGGGCGAGCTGACGATCGGCAGCCTGTGCCTGATGGACGTCCGGCCGCGGGAGTTCAGCCCGCAGGACGAGGCCGCGCTGATCGACCTCGGCCGCTGGACCGAGCAGGCCCTGGCGAAGGGGCTGCAGCACGACCGGCTGCTCGAGGTCGTCGAGGCCCTGACCCCACCGCCCGTGCACGTCCCCGGCTGGACGCTCACCGGGCTCAGCGTGCCGTACGGCGACCTGAGCGGTGACGTCCACGACTGGACGGTCGCCGACGACGCCGTGACCGTCACGCTCGCGGACATCATGGGCAAGGAGCAGCCCGCCGCGCTGCTGGCCGCCGGGCTCCGGGCAGCGCTCCGGCAGCACGAGGACCTGACGCCGGTGGCCGCCGTCGCCGCCGTCGCACCACGGATGACCGAGGACCTCGGTCGGGCCTCGGCGTTCGCGACGCTGTTCCACTCGCGCCTGACGCCGAGCACCGGGCGGCTCGACTTCGTGGACGCCGGGCACGGACTCGTCGTGCACCTGCACGCGGACGGCACGTCGGAGATCCGCCGGTCGCGGGACCTGCCGCTCGGTCTGCACCCGCAGGGGGTCCCGTTCCGCCCGGGGTCCCTGGTGCTCGAGCCGGGTGATGCGCTGCTCGTGGCGAGTGACGGCGCACTGGACCTGGGCGACGGCACGATCGACACGCTGACGGACATCGGGCGGACGTTGCGCCGGGCGCCGAGCACGTCCGCGTTCCTCGAGACGGTCCGACTGCGTGCCGCCGAGCACGCGGAGGACGACGTGACCGTGCTGGTCCTGGCACGCGACGCCGCCTGA
- a CDS encoding YqjF family protein translates to MTATMPDGSAPSLQAVTPTAPALPGRPWIEQAWRDVVFVHWRVDVSAVAPLLPSGTRPDTMAPDGSDDGTTTWVGLIAFSFEDTRFPPFGPLGRTGSVGDFLEVNVRVYTRDDTGRRGVVFLSLDAGKFLPAAAARVVTGTPYHWARVARRQHGDRMAYAVHRHGSRLRSVLEVEVGEPITEPTPLESFLTARWGMHVGRAGRTSWWPNEHDSWVVHRASLTRLRDDLIGAAGLPLALTELEPDSVLYSPGVVTRFAGPRA, encoded by the coding sequence ATGACCGCGACGATGCCCGACGGGAGTGCTCCGAGCCTCCAGGCCGTGACGCCCACCGCGCCCGCCCTGCCGGGGCGGCCCTGGATCGAACAGGCCTGGCGCGACGTCGTCTTCGTGCACTGGCGGGTGGACGTGTCCGCGGTGGCGCCGCTGTTGCCGTCGGGGACCCGGCCCGACACGATGGCGCCGGACGGCAGCGACGACGGCACGACCACGTGGGTGGGCCTCATCGCGTTCAGCTTCGAGGACACCCGGTTCCCGCCGTTCGGCCCGCTCGGCCGGACCGGCAGCGTCGGCGACTTCCTCGAGGTCAACGTCCGCGTCTACACGCGTGACGACACCGGACGGCGCGGGGTGGTGTTCCTGTCGCTCGACGCGGGGAAGTTCCTGCCCGCCGCAGCAGCCCGGGTCGTCACCGGCACGCCGTACCACTGGGCACGGGTCGCCCGTCGGCAGCACGGTGACCGGATGGCCTACGCCGTGCACCGGCACGGGTCTCGCCTGCGGTCGGTGCTCGAGGTCGAGGTCGGCGAACCGATCACGGAGCCGACCCCGCTCGAGTCGTTCCTCACCGCACGGTGGGGCATGCACGTGGGGCGGGCCGGTCGGACCTCGTGGTGGCCGAACGAGCACGACTCGTGGGTGGTGCACCGGGCGTCCCTGACGCGACTGCGGGACGACCTGATCGGGGCCGCGGGGCTGCCCCTGGCGCTGACGGAGCTCGAGCCGGACTCGGTCCTGTACTCGCCCGGTGTCGTGACGCGCTTCGCGGGCCCGCGCGCCTGA